AATGATAGAGAGAACTGATGTCAAGAGCTTTAATACCCAAGTGAGGATCGAGCCAAGggataattaaaatttatatcaacttgctcttttataaaattatcagtCTTCATCATGTACATCAGAAATTTAAGgagttaacccaattgacttatattgatttaatatgCTATGGTGtcgattttaaaaaatcataacccAATATATTACAACCtcaacattttaatattttaattttttctttgttcaagaaaaaaattaatacaaccCATGACATTGCGCAAATAGCATTTGCCGTTATCCGTGTCAGCATTTCCTTTTCCATTCACTACAGTCAATCCCACTGGATACCAAAAGTTTAATTGAACCAGGAAATGTACGATCACTTCTATGATAAATGATCAGGAATCATGATAATCTAAGAAAAACGATCTTGCTGTGTATTTGATTGGGACATGAAATGCACAAAAGAAGTAGAAAATACTATATTAATTAGCTAGAAGCAGTGTCATTTACATAGTTAATCTCTGAATTGAAGACGTGTCTTACATGAAGAACTACGTCTTTACATAGTTAATCTCTGAATTGAAGACGTGTCTTACATGAAGAACTACGTCTAACCATACTTCCATCTACTTTTAAGGGCAGGCCACCATTCATCACCCTACAATTTCTGTGTACCTGATCAATCTTGGTGAAGTTCTTCTGCAGGTGGAGGGGCAAATCTGATGTTTACTGGCCGTGCCACCACAACAGCCTCATCTGCAAACATTGATTTGATGAATCCTGGTGTTTGTAAGGGCCGACGACCTGTCATCCGTGGATATACATCTTCAAGAAAGTAGTAAGCATGACCCGCTGTCATCCCCTGAATCagaaaaagtaataattaaacaaaGGAAATCAAGAGATTTATATGACAAAAGTAGCCAGATTAAAGGAAAATGTAATGTGACATCAAAGTCGGGAGGAGCTTTACATGACATAATATATTCCTAGAGTAGCCACACGTTCTAACGGCTCCACGACTAGATTAGAGTTCAAAAATACTTCACAACTAGATTAGTGTTAAAAAATACTCCTTGACCTTGTAAGTTTAACATGACTGGATAAACGTGGAAGCCCCTGATCCCTCATTACATCAAGCAAACAACAAGGGAAAGATGACTGAGATTATAGTGACACAACATGCCTTGTTTCAGCAAACAGCACAAAATTATGATCAGTATTagtgtttcccttttcttttcattttttgggTAATGATGGGGACAATGAGGTACTCCTAATCAGTATTCAGGTTTCTGCGAAACTTGAATGCTCGTGACAGAACATCCAGGGTATGTTGAAACAAAAACTACAATAAAGTTCCAATCATGCAAACTTTAGTGTAGCCACTAGCATACTTCCCTGGCACACATGTTCAAGAATTTGCTAAcatgaatttaatataaaaagcccaaaaatggaattaaaaagaatatttagcaCAGAAAACACACCAGTAGGTCCACCCAAGCACTGGCACCAACAAGGACAGAGAATCCCAAGAGAACCTGGAGGAAACAAGATTTACAAATGTATGGCAGGCAGAAGTACATGTCATCATTATGAGACAAAATTATATGactaggttaaaaaaatatcacatgcAGCATCGGTAGAAGCTTACTCACCCATGGAAGGTAAGCTGCTGTGAAAGTAAAGATGCCCAAGAAACTCATGTGGATAAAAGGGTTTTGCTTGCTCCAAACATAAACCTGTATtgatgaaaaagacaaaaaaaaactggtaaAGCTTGCTCAAAAAGCAGTTACTACAAAAGATATTTGAATGCAAACAAGAAGAAAGTAACTAACCATCATGAATGTCAATGAATTGCTCAGGAATATGATTTTTGCAAAAGATTCTGACAGATAGGGTATGTTTCCTCCAACTATGACAATGCTAGTCAAAACAGTGGCACCAAACAAGAGCATGTAAAAGAAATCTGCAGTCCTTCCCCTAAAAGAGTTCTCTTCAAGAAGTTTGCAATATCGAGCAAGAAAGAACATGTGGAACATAAAGTCCAAGTCTGGTATCATGAAGAAGAACATTAAGAATGACACATAGATGGTAAAGAAATAACTCTATCACACAAGTATATCATATGCAGTCAGAACTTATAATCCAATCTTTATTGTGACCAAGGAATTTGacaaagagaaaatgaagaCAGAACTTTCAACTAAAAAGCATCTCAGGATGTAAGATCTTTTATAGAGAAAAATTCATGAAGTCAAGTATAATCAACTACGCAAACAGGCTAGATCAGACATGAAACAGCAGTTTAGTGTGGTATATTAGAAGTGCTCGATTCAATTTTAGGAATTAAAAGTAATGCCTAACGCATAACAACTCAGGTTTTCTTTGTAGGAGGATAACAGCTACAATTTAATAATTCCTTGCCCTAAACTGATCAAGACTCAGACTGGAAAACAAGAATCAATAGCATTTCAATGACGTATCTTCTCTTGAATGCTAATTTTTGCTCAAAGAAGATAGGCAGTTAGAGCTTGGATATCAGATGCCGTAAGAGGTGCAAATGTCATAAATTTCACCAGGAAAAACACGGCCATGCTTACAATGACCTTGTTCAACCAAAGTTTACAATAACTCTTCTATTCACAATACATCTACATCTTTGTTTATAGATATGTAGATATGAAAATCCAAATTCACAGCATTCTTATAATAGCGAAGCAAAGTGAAAGCAAATATTTCTCTACACCTAGGAACCTGTTCACAGATTGTCAATGGAGCTGGACAAAGCTAGAAAGCCTCCCATATTCACAGCGCACACGAATGACTCAACACATACAATAAAGTTGACAGCTTCCATAAATTTATGATATGGTAAACACCATTAAACTCAGATGAAAACTCACCCATTTTACGGAAGTAAAGGAAATTAGTGACGAGGCGCCAGAACTCATAATTCTTCATCACAAGTCTGGGGTTCAAGTAAAGGTTAGACGGAGATATTATctgcacaaaaaaatcaaaccaaaagtAAATAAATCAGTCCCTTCACCTTTACAAAACCATCGAAATCACAAATGTCAGGATAAAAATAAACCCAGAATGAACCAATCTAACTCCCTAAGCCTAGTCGTTGATGTGAATAACAAAAGCAACAGCTAACACAACCTACAATAATccaaactaattattttaacatccttcaacaattaagaataaaaaataacacacaaTATTCACATTGAAAATCAAAAGGGAAAAGCAACTAatcacaaaattgaaagaaacccAGTTGaaatcattcaaaaacaataaaacccatcaacaaaaattaaaaggaataactcaaaaaatgtttaatttttgcaaaaacacaaaacccacattgaaaatcaaaggaaaaacaaacaagaagaaagcTACCATTCaggaaattaaaacaaacccatttgaaattataaaaaaacaagaaaacccaTTTTATCAGAACCaaaactaacaaataaaaaaaaaaccatttattaaacaaaaaccaaaacataaaaaaatgaaaaagtgagAGAAGGTAGGCATACATCAAGAGAGCAACCAATGGTGGTAACAACAGCAGCAGTGACATAAGAGCGAGTGATTATTGGCATCTGCTTATACCAATCCTCCACTGCTTGAGCCATAATACTTTTATAATAATACCAATTAATAATCAATAATTATACGAGTAACCTCTAAGATTATCTTATTATATGATGTTTCAGCTGAAGATTTTTGAGACCCAGATGAGAAATAACGATTTTCTAATGACTAAGTTGGTTTTGAAGATCGATTATTGCGAGTATTTTCGATTtctgaaaaaaccaaagaagaGGTGAAAACTACAATATTAGGAGAGAGAGGGTGGCTATAATAATGTATGGAGATGAAGTTCGTTGCTTGATTGATGTGACTCTCATAGGACAATTAGAAAGCGAGTGGCATTCACGACCCAAttaaagtgttttcttttttgttttttgagtttatgaaattttgctaggtttttttttttttataaaaaaatcgatGGATCACTAATAGGATTTTATTATCCTCATCCATCATAACAGGGAAATGGGATTTAATCATAGtaaaatttttaacttaatcctcataatccaaaattaaaaaatatttgatgttaaaaaaaatcatattaggaggcttaaaaattaaaataaagtgtttttatccTAAATTGCATATAATATTTTGGAATCGTAGTTTTAAGAAAATGAGGAAGATGAGAATGACAATAATGATTTAGATTTGTTTAGAATGTGgttttgtagtgttttttttaatatttttttatattttaaattgttttttttaataatttttttatattttaaattgttttgatgtattgatatcaaaaataaaatttaaaaaataaaaaaaataatattttaatatatttttaaactaaaaatactttaaaaaacaactctaagttaatatgttatttttcatacaaataGAGATATTGATATAGCATCTCAATACAttaatatacacacacattgACATATGTCTTGTTGAAACCATAAGATTATTGGActtaaatattga
The DNA window shown above is from Populus trichocarpa isolate Nisqually-1 chromosome 4, P.trichocarpa_v4.1, whole genome shotgun sequence and carries:
- the LOC7458541 gene encoding derlin-2.2 encodes the protein MAQAVEDWYKQMPIITRSYVTAAVVTTIGCSLDIISPSNLYLNPRLVMKNYEFWRLVTNFLYFRKMDLDFMFHMFFLARYCKLLEENSFRGRTADFFYMLLFGATVLTSIVIVGGNIPYLSESFAKIIFLSNSLTFMMVYVWSKQNPFIHMSFLGIFTFTAAYLPWVLLGFSVLVGASAWVDLLGMTAGHAYYFLEDVYPRMTGRRPLQTPGFIKSMFADEAVVVARPVNIRFAPPPAEELHQD